The sequence below is a genomic window from Cygnus atratus isolate AKBS03 ecotype Queensland, Australia chromosome 4, CAtr_DNAZoo_HiC_assembly, whole genome shotgun sequence.
TAATATGCACCAACATGAAAGGCTTTCTTTTCATCCTATACAACTACAGTGTGTGTAAATTGCAGGGGGCTCATTGGCATAAATCTTGGCTGTGACCTCTGAGGTAAACTGGATTTACATTACTTTCTGACAAGAATTAAATGAAGGCCTTGTGGATATATGAACAGCCTTCTAGACTGCAACAGATGGGCACGAATGTGCTCCCTAGGCAAACTATCAGTGACATCTGTGTCCTCCAAATTCTGGTGGTCTCAGCCAATTAGCAGgcaaaaggggggaaaaaaaaggcagcctcTTCACAGCTACCCcagccagagctgagcagaagTGCTTCTGTTTAGAAATGGGATCAAGaacagcctccagcagcacggGGATGGTTATCTGCCTGGGCACAACACGACAGAAAGCGCTGAGGTAATTAGAACAGATATTAATATGGATACAGAACAAATCCCAGCTTCGGCTAAGCCTGCGTAAGACTAGGGTAATGGGCTACCGTGATGGATTTACCCTGATATAATGACAGGCAGAGCTTTATCCACGCTAAACGCAGAGACGGGTCCAAAGCCCGCCCAGTGCTTACTGCAGCCAAGCTGAGCATTGCAGGAGCCCAGCTTCAGCCTCACAGACCTCCAGCCCCACAGACCTCAATCCCCATAGGCCTCCAGCCCCACAGACctccagccccgtccccctgcAGCACTGATGGCTGACCCCAGCCATGAAGCTGGTGCCTGGTGCCCACCAAAAGCACCTGTTGTTTTGCCCCAGCAATGGCTTCCCAGAGAGGCCAGAACGTTTGGGCTCCTTCCCGTCATTGCTGCTATCTCATGCACTGTTAGGGGATGCCAAAAAAAGGGAATAACTGAGGGGAAGaccaataaattaaaaagttctaaaaaaaaaaaaagacataatgAATTTGGTACAGCACATATTTTTAGATCAAAGATGCCTTTGAAGTGACAAACCCCTAATCCATAAACCACTGAAGcacttcctttctctcccaaaCTACTTGTTGTCAAATAAAATGGAAGTTAAGGAAATTATCTTTATCCGAAAATGGCCAAAAGAAGCCATCACCTAATGACAGCCTTGTCAAAATGACAATTGGGGAAATTGTTAGGCAGGCGAGGCCTAACGACTGGAGGACTAAGCTTGCTGTTTGCTCTAATCTGGTCAGGCAGGCCCCACACAATTCCAGCCAGCTTGCTGTGTGAAACAGCCAAGTCTTTGTCAGCGTGAACAGGGGCTGGGAAGACTTCTCTTTCATGAATATGTATCACCACCCCTCCACGTCTACAGagaaaaaagccttcaaaattaaaatatatatttatatatatttatgtatataaaaaataaaattgacaaCAAGACACTACCACCAAAAAAATCTCCAAACAAAAGAATCCTAAGCTATGGCACCGTGCAGGGTGAAAAACTACTTACTAATAAAAGCTGACTTTATGAAAGCGGACCCAGAAAGATCTTCTTCCCAAAGGCTTTCCTCAGACTCTGATTCCCCAGCACGAGGGGAGGAGGCACTTCAAGAcaccacaaaagcaaaatgtccCATTGGGGTTTATGAGGCCTACTACTGCGCTCTGCATGGAGAGCATGCCCGAATATGCTGTGTGGGTGTCAAAGCCCAGGCCACGAGCCTGCTGATGCTGCAGGGCCCCATGTGCACTCTGCTGGCTTGTGCCAGGGGACATTGCGCCTAGCAGTCCAAGATCTTCCACTGGCAAAGGCTGCAAGGCTGGGCACTGAGGCAGCGTCATATTGGGGTACCATACGGCCTACATGACATTAAATTACACGGCAtacacaacattaaaaataaagatgactCCTGGTGTAATAAGCACCATAATAAATCACTATGGTGAATTAATGCTATGAGAGTGGTCTCCTCTACGTGCAACAACACAGCCGAGGCTTTTACAGGTGGTCAAGTGCTCACAGGAGGGCAGTTTTCTGAGGGATGTTCATGACACTCTGCAAACACAATCCTTTACAACATCTCAAGCCATGTAGTTTGTCATCTCAAGACATCTCCCCTTGAAGTTTGGGGCTTTTTAAACATATGTACCATATTAATcttcaaaaattcaaaagacTGACATAAAACTGAAGGAGGAGAGCCACATTGAGCCTACTGGACTGCCAGTTGAAActaacagacagaaaaaaaaaaaaaaaaagacaaaatggcTCAGAAACACAAGTCAGAAATATTGTATCTCTGCAGGATTCATGCTGAAACTCATATAAGCCCAAACATGCTATTTAGAGCAACAGAATGGCAGGCAGGGTGAGAATGCAGGATTGAACCAAGATCACACTTGTTACAGAAAACCCCaattaagatattttaagatGTGGTGAGTTCTGTCTCTGCTGGAGAGATATAACATTATTAAAGTATTCACCAGCATTGGAAAAGTTACTTTTAAGTGTTGTTATCTTCTAAACTTTTCATGTAAGACTTCAAACCAGACCTTAATTTATTATAGCTTGTGGTGATACTACaaacttcactttttcttcaagTAACAAACAGAATATAAAAGTTTGACTTCCAGCAGAGATATCAAGACACAATGCTCAATTTTGAGGGTTTACAATATTATGCGATGTTTGCTGTAGACATTACCATTTCATTAGCATATTCTACTTTACATGAAATCCAGCAATGAATGCTGTCCCTGATCTAAGGCTAATCCTCTTTAAAGAGCTACAGGCTATATTACATGTGGCCACAGCCACAGTTGTGCCATGGCTGAATCACTTTGAAGCCTATTGAACAGTGTTCCCTTGTGAGACTATACACAAACCCGTAAACCAATGCTGCCTGTGCTATGAAATCCTACTGTTTTTCATCACcgagattttttttgtaagggGCAAAACTACCCTAGTCCCAAGTGAGGGAAGAGATTCAAGGCTGCCTTCGCCACCTCTAAATGACAAGTTACATCTGAAGCATATATGCCTGAGGTAATGCAAATACCTCGCTCCTAAACACCAATAAATGGCTCACAGGGATGCTCTGTCTCACAGACAGGCTTCTGAAATACGGCAGGTTACCATGGCTCACTCTTTGAGGCTGACAGCCAATATAACGTGGAGTGGAAAGGAGATTGAAGGTGTTGAAGTGAGAATATTTACTGAAACGTGGCTCCctcctgtcttctctttctgcatttattcCACCTCAGACCCCTTTCTGTGGAAAGGCTCAGGTTTATTTCAGCAGGCTTTGTTCAGGCCTATTTTTTGGTCACTTAGTTTTAGGATGCCAGCTAGAAAGTAAGAGTGATATCACAATGACTGACCAGAAACTACAATTAAAGCCTACGTCTGAGGAAAACTATATgccatatataaataaaagtttattttaggGCTTATTTTAACTCTTCAAAATAACTTTCATTTCACTGGAGTCTAGAACAATTGTCACAGTGTTTATATGCCAATGGATCTGCTTCAGAACacaagaaaagagatttttcaatacagaaaatataccTTATCATTGTTAGAATCTTATCAATTCCcaatacagtatttaaaatactcaCCACTAGACAAACTATGTGTTGTGATGCCTTTGATTAGAGCTGATATGTGGCCACCTTGAGAAACCACAGCTTTGGACAGTTTCCACAGTTCAGGTCTTTACAACAGGAAACAGCAAAGAGCAGAGAACATCAAGCTGAAGTGCAAGGGTTATCATCAAGGGAGAACATACTTTCCTCAGCTGTAATCACTGCAGGAAACATGAACTATTGTTTTAGTTCTTGCAAGGAGCACTCTCAGGTCTCTTAACGGCCAGAGCTGGTCAGCAGGATTATAAAGGTTAATAATTCCATCATGTAATAGTTGTAACTCACCAAGTCTTCTATTGTTTAGATCGTCAGTGTGAGATTTGATATAAAAGATGGGCTTCCACATGCATTCCACAGAGCTAAGCCGGGGTGTCACACTGCATGCTGTGCGAACTACAGCAACACAGACTTCTCTTCAGCAAGCCTGTTTAAGGTCCAACCACATGTAGCTTATGAATCTGATAAGGTCAACAACTGAGATATCAGGGAGACTCTCCAGGTGAGGTTCAGAGGTTATctgcaggcagaaaaatgtCAGAACAATACATGGATTGCATACTTCTTGTAAGcaattacagaaggaaaagctttatCCGTATGCcaagtattttctctttcttgtttgAGTGAAGTTCCAGAAAATAACAAACGCGAGATGTCTATGCCAGCTGTAAGTGTAGTGGCGTACAACCAGGGGATCAGAACTTCAACCAGTAAATCACCTCTAGGTAACAAAAGAAGGGAGATGACCACCAAATAACTGAAAGCTGCACTCCCAATTATTGGTAAACAAAGAGAACTCCAGTCGGCTCACtaacaaaaaccccacagctTTCTaactatttttagaaaacacagGGGACTCTTTTATTCAACAGCTAGGAGGAATGAGCACAGCTACAATCAGCAGCTGTGCACAGAACACTCATCCTCAACATGTTCCTAAGTTacacaaaagatttttcatttccagctctACTGAAATTCATTAAGACACTCCTCTCTGGGAAACGTGATGCTCCATCATGCCTAAGTCTGCAGTCTTTGttctaacttaaaaaataacaataacaacaaaacaacaacaaaaaaacaaacaaacaaacaaaaaccaacagagAAGGGctgacagtttttcttttgtattagGGCTAAAAGatgatttgcttttaattttgagcAAGAAGCAAGCACCTGCTCTGTGGCATCAAACCTCccttactttcctttttccactctTTATCCCATGAAAGCTGGAGTTACAGGAGCTCTTTCCCACAGAGCTGCATGAACCTTCCTCCAAAGCCACAGCTGTCAATAAGAAGGGACTCCAAGGCACACGGAACATCTCCACCTCTTTTCACAGCATCCCCACTATATTTTATCTCTCTACCCCTCAGTTATTTCTGCCAGTTATTTGTAAAGAGGGCAGCCATCCCTTAGCCAGAGTAAGGAGGGAAATGCTGAGGCCCTACTACTGGGTCAGTTCTCAAGGATCTTGCAGTGTGACGCCAACAGAGAGAAGTCTGTTCCACTTCCCAGCTTCTTCCTGGTATCTACCATACTTCCTTGCTGCCCTGTGACTGCGTGATTCCATCTCACAGGTGTCTGGGCTTGAGCAGCAAGGGCAGACTGGAGAAGAAGtagaaataaagacagcagGGAACAGGAAAGCACCcagacagagggagaaaagccCCACTGACAAAACAAAGGGTGGAGGGAACAACAGagtagtaagaaaaaatatcaggagGATGGTGAGACAGAAGGACCACAGACagcaagagaggaaggagatggagaagaaatTGGGGTAGCAGAGAGGCACAATAGAAATGAAGGGGAGAAGCTAGAGGGGGGAAAACCAGGACATGCTTGGAAGAAGGACAAAGGGCAGACGatgtggaaagaaagaacacaagAACTGGGACAGTGGTGTAAGTAAAGTCCACCTTGTAAGAAAGACTGCTCTTTGCTAGTCAGAATGAACTCCCTCAAACTGACTTTGTTCAGGTTGGAtgagagggaaatggaaaagtTCTTTTGTCCTGAGTAAAGAAGGCacaaagaagtaaataaaacaagggGGGAACTGCActcctttttcctctggaatTTCTCTTCACTGCTTTGTGGTTCCTGCAAGTGCAACgtgaaatttcagtgaaagcaaCGCCTTCTTGTGCTTATCTCCTCCTCTCACACTGAGATCCAGCTGAATATCCTGTTTTATACTCGGACTGCGTGTCTTTGAGGAGggactgtttcttttcccattgAACAGGAGGCACTTGGCTGCTCTAAGGTCACAACAACTAATTGCAGAACCTAGCTATAGGTTGCTGCTTGCTCTGTTACGCTTTTCCCAAATGAACTCTTGGAAGTTACCACTGAAATGACTACCATTAACTTGAAGTGTCAGAAGAGCTCTTGCAATACAAAATGCCATTTCCCGCTGCCTGATCAAACATTGCCACCTACCGGCCCCCCCATGCAAGTCTGTGCTGGACACTACGGGGATATTATTATTTCCCAGCACCGCGGATGTGCAAGCAAACGCATCCACCCGACAGCATTTCGTAGCCCAGGGCTGTGActgttcctcctgctgcctggccctGCACATCCCCAAAGGGCTAAGGATGACCCAGGTCACCCCTGTGCTGCACAGGGGGACCAGTGCAGTGCAGTGGCTGTGTGCACCCCAACACAGAGCTTGTCAGGGCCCATGAGGCACATGTCCAACACCTCAAGGTGAggtgctcagtgctggggagcAAGCAGACCGTGAGGGTGTTCAGAGACGTGCTGGGGGATGAGCAAATGGGGAGACCTGGGGAGACATGGGGTGGTAACTCAGCTATTGCACTCTTCATGGGCTGCCTGCTAAGCTTGCCATGCAAGGATGCACTTCGGATATGGTGTTTGAACCAGGAGCACGCTGCTCATGTCACCTCTTGGCGAGAGTTCAACCCTACAGAACGATGGCATCTCTGCCTATTTGCcttaaaagcaaaaagtcaTGTGTTCACATCCACTGCAAGCGTTTTCTAAGGCAAAGTTTGACATAGAAGGTCTCACTTCAGCATTCACACAACACCACTAAGAAAGTTACAGTACCAGGGAGTGAGAAATCCAGCTGCCAAAAGAGGGTCAtcagcaaagcacagaaattgTACTCAGCATTTACAAGCTAGTTACCCGTCACACCTAAATCTCTCCTGTTGCATGGTGGCAAACCCAGTCTGAAGCTGTGACACCCACACCTTTAAGTCCAGCtatggcagggctgggcagagctgcagtaAAATCTCAGCACCACTGAAATCAGGCCAGACCTGCTGTTGATCCAACAAGATAAGGACGCTTCCATGACGTCAAGGTaaatagcagagaaaaataGCAGGTGTCAGACTGGTCCAGGCTGTTTCTAGTCTCAGGTCTTGCCCTGTACATGGGTCCACAGAACAGCTTGTAGGcagcaaaagaaacacaactaTGAAGAGTGGGATTTCTAAATATCCACACACCATTATCAATGAGTTCCCAGCTTTTGAATAGGCTAGGCAGATCACTAACCACTGTGCCACTTGCTCAATGGGCCagagcaaccaaaaaaaaccaacaaccaaccCCGAAAGACCAAAACCTCACATTGGGATGCTTTACTGAATGTTCCTAAAACTTGTTAAAGCACTGGGAGGAAGTTTGGAGAACGGGTTTTCATGTTTAGTCACTTAGAAAGAATTAGCTGGAACACAGATATCCGAAGGGAGTGCTTTCACTCACCAACCCGGAATACACTTTCTATGATTCTTATGACCTAACATGAACTGCCCCAAAATAGGAAGAAACCGACTTCCCTTCAGTGACTCTCAGCTTCTCAAAAACTGATCCTGACTGAAAGCAACTTAAGAGTTCCTcgtatttttccattttccagatTTGCCTGTTTGGGATCTAGACTTACCTGAAACCTTAGGAATCAGACCAAAGCTGTTagaaaaacagcacaacaaCCAACCCTAACCACCTCAGTCTTTCAGCCTACCAGAGTTACTCATTACAAATACATAATTAGCCCAAGCAGATAGCCTTGCTAATATGCCACTGATAAACACGCAGACACACTGGATGCAGGAAACCATTAATTTAAAGTTACAAGCAGGCCTTTTTCAGGAACTTCCTTCTCCCTTATTACTGGCAAGGCAATGAACATGGGTGTCTGACACACAGCCAGACAGAAGGCACCCCGAGAGGAAAGCACAGCTCCAACCCACTTCTATTTCAATGTCCAGCACTGTTGTTGCAATCCAGTCCCAGTGCCTCGCCCACTACACCACGCTGGCCAGCTCCGCAGGCTTTGCACATATATTTGCAGTTTCACTTCTAAAGGAAattcaataattaaaaaaaaaaaagaagttaatgaAACATAGGAATGGACTCTAGTACACCAAGTAACTATTTTTGTAGGAAGTGATTGCGGCTACACCCAAAAAAGCCCCAGAAGGACAGAGTGCTGGGGATTTTCTGTTTCGGGGGAAGGCTGGGGTCATTTTGCTGAAGCTGGCAGCATTTCAGCCAGTGTGAGACTTAGGGATGGGAGGAGCAATAAATCCAGTCCCAGACATCTCCTGTATGAAGTCATACAGCGCTGTATCAAATTAAGAAACTAATAGTAAAGACGTAGTTGGTGCGAGGCTAGCTAATGCcggaaaaagtgaaataaacaggaagagCACTGACATACCTCGGCAGCTACAATTGAAATAACCTCACCGGGAAAGCTCTCTCCCAGCACCGAGGCCTTGTAAATCGGCTGTATCCGGAAACAAAGGTCTGACAGGAATTACAACAGGCAGCACATGCTGCGCATTGCACAACACTGTGCTTTCCAGAAGGCGGCTGAGCCCTGGTGCACCAGCACACGCGCCCAGCccgcctgctgcagccccggcgTGCTGGTAAGTGAGCGAGCGGCTTCAGGGAATCgcttctcctgctctgcttctcaGCAGGCTCCCTGCAAAACCAGGTCTGAGCCCTTCTGGTGGGCGCAGAGGGAGCCAGGCATATGTAGCAGATCTATCGGGACTGATAAAAGCTATTACAGGAGTACGGTAACGAAAGAACTTAGCAAACTATAGGTGATTTACCTGTTTATTGAACAAATAAAAGGAGCctgtaaatgaaatacagctCATATGAACTAGCACAGGTATTTAACTGCGTAGGCTCCATCTTACAGTATTTATCGAGGCACACCACCTTTCAGTCACAGCACTACACGTACACAGAGTAGTGAAGGACTGAGACCAAGAcaaatcctttttctctgtgctctgcctCTCGTTCCGTGTATGGGAGTAATCTTGCATAATAAGTAAAATGGAGCAGCTGAAGGGGAGGGAATGGCTCATTTTTCCTACTGGGTGGCAGGGTTGCATCAGGATTTCTAGTGCAATGAATTTTCAGCTCAGCTTGGTTTAGCAGCAAGGGGAGGAGGCAGTGCAATGAACCACCGCTGCTTAGAGCACAGGAAAATAACTGAACACTTCTTAATATCTTTAAAACATTATCAGTGAACTATTACTTTGAAAGCATGCCTTGTAATTACTACATCTTGTTTGTGTTCAAAGTGTTAATTTGGGAGGTGGGGAGTGAAATTGAAACTACTTGAATTCTTCTGAAAGCTTAACCTGCCACCTCTGTGGCATATATTTCTTGCCAGCAGTGTTACTACTGGTTTGAGAAAAGTCCTTGATGAATGTGAGATTTTCAGATGTCCACACAAGACCCCAGATGaagctgtgcagagcagagcctggctgttCTCAAGGCGTGAACCACCTGCGGCCACCGCCACCCCTGGGACCGGAGCTCCCCACCACATCCCGGCCCTCgggtccccagctcctgccagctgctcccTCACGGCCCTGTGCCACCATTTCAGTCCTACAGGGCCCACAGCCGAAGGTGAGGAGGGGTCCGGGCCCCTGTGGCGGCCTCGGGTGGTGGGGGAAAGTGAAAGGGCCTCTGTGGGCTGACAAAGGCTGGCATGGTTCCTGCTGCCACACAGCTTTGTGGATTGTTTGAACACAGGTGAGCAGTTCGGCTTGAGTGGCAGCTGGTTGGGTTGTCTTCTTCAGTATCTTCTGGCTTAGGTGGCTGTGCTGGCATCTGAACTTTCCCTGCAATAGCTGCGGTCAGTGTCGTGAGCAGATGGTTGCGTTTCGTGGGTGAAAGGCTGCAGGGTGGCACGGGTCCCCGCTCAGACACCCCGCTTTGTGCCTGTGGAACCGCAAGCAAGCTGCAGTTTGAGCACACTCTCTTGTAACTACAGCACAGGTTGTTTTAACATGACTAAGGCTGCAGGCACCGAGCACTCCAAAGTTAGGAGCTGTCAGGACATTTGCCTAGggaatgtttgctttctgtgtacACTTGTGTGGTGTACATTGGTGAGGTGGTGCAGGAGGATTGTCTGCATTAGACACCCAACACACAGAACAAAACTGGCTGTGGACAAACAGGTTGTAAAGTAAGCTGCTGGCTGTCAGCCTCCCATGCTCTCCCTTGCCAGTGGTGGAAGATAGGCTGGCAGCCTGGTGTTTCTGGAGTATGGGAAGGAGAGCTGTGCGTAGGCAGCCTTCTTGAAAACCTCATTCTGTACCACCCCTGCCCTAGGGTTCGTGgtcacttaaaataaaaggtaaataaCAAAATGGATGTTACTCTTTTTCTTGGTATGCATCCTGAAGCCTTATGTTCTACTCTGCAGAAGCAGATTGGTCTGAACTCTGACCTGAAGGTAGAGAGCTAGAGCTCTTGCCTGTGTTGCTAAACACCCACCTCGGAGCCCCGTAGTTCTCAAGTTAGGTAACCATGTTTGCAATTCTCAGTGTCACTCCTCTGCGTCTAAAAATAGGGATACTTATGCATGCTGAAAGAAATGATGttgagagaagggaaaatggtAAAATCATGACTGTTTGACCCAAGTGAAAGTACAGACAAGCACACCACAGTGGGCTACCTTACAGTTGCAGGAGAAATCTTGATTTTCAGTATGGAAAGTTTCCTTCTCCAGAGAGTATTCTCCAAAACCTTTTTGCTGCTCCATACAATCTAGCAATGAAAAACTCTTTCAGTATTAATTTGGCATCAAACTCAGCCCAAGACTTGAGACAGAAAACTGTTTCTACAGACTGATTTGTGAACTAAATGAAATGATGTGGTTTTTCCCGTTAGCCAAAGCTAACCTCATGTAGCATCTTGCAACCTCTTACTGGAGCGAAACAGTCAAGAGCAGAAGGAAGCGCAGGAGAAGACAGCCCATCCTCCTGCTCACATAGCTCACCCAGCTACCTGGGGCTGAGCCATACGCCTGGAATGAGGGATGGACACTGATGCCACTGAAGCATGCCTTTTACATATGACAAAGGAGTAACCTGCCACCGGGGTGTCTGTTTATATCTCTGTCAAATGTATGGATTATATGTTCTACTTGGTTTTAAAGTGAACTCTGAGATCTACTTGAAATTTTATATTCCTCTAATTATCTGAGCTTGGTAGAAGCACTGTGGTAGTCCCCTTCAGTAAGCAAGCTGTGGTAGCTACACTTCTGTATGAGACCTGCTGCTGTTATTGCGCCAAAGGTCTACGAAGAGGTTTCTGGGTTTCCCATAGAGAGCAGCACACTGATACACAATGCATTGTGCTTGGGGCTTATTTACAGTGGTATAATTAAGCCTTGAAAAGAAGAAGTCAGAATTCTTTGCTGCACTGATGTCTCAGATACCCATAAAACAACAGGTTAAATTGTAGGCTTTATTCAGCATGATTCAATGAATAGACCTGGTAAAGATAGCTCAGAACTGGTGTGACATGTTGGGAACTTAGTGAGGTAAGAGAAACATTGCAAATATATTCGCTATTTGATTCCAATAGCTGCTcacaaataatgcattttaataatgcaCTTCTCTGACCAGCAACTGAGAACTCATTCTCAGGTTACatagccttttctttcttcagactACGTTTATGTGCAGGAAAATACAAGCCTTCCATGTACAGAGGACTAGATTACAATGTTTCCTGAGGTGTGTCGTAGATTTATATTTGGATGCACTGTGGTAACTCAGACGTCGGAACAGAATTTAGTTCCTAAGCAAGTAGCTCTGTGCTGCATTTCAAAaggtacccccccccccccacaaaacaaacaaacaaacaaacaaaaacttatttgTTAGCTCTAATGCCTAATTAGGTACTTTTGCACTAGAGAGCTGGGATTTTCCAGTAGGCAACAGGGAAATTCCCAGAACTGGAGACAATTCTTCTTTTGTGTCTCTGATCTTCTAGCTTTTGCAAGAATTTTACATACTGCCACATCAGTCATTTCTACATATTCCATTTAGTTTCATACATGAAGTAAACCGACTAAAGAGCCAAAATGCCACTTTTTACCCATTTGAAATATTACTGACTATactcattttgcatttgttaaaGTTATTTGTCCCCTACTGAGTCTTTGGCAGAGGGGTAGGAAATGATGGTTTTCATGGACTGGGTGTGCTCAACTCCCACTTCTTTGTTCCAGCGTTTACTGCTAGACAATTTGCTATGATGTACATAGGATCACTATGCAATAGCATATTAAGTACTTTAGTACCAAAAAAATAGTCTTGTATGGCATTGCAGTGACTTCATGCtgtgattttacttttttctcatAGCTTTGAGAATTCATTTCATCATGACCTCTTATGAAGAAGCTGAAACTGAGGAAACAGCAGCATGCCTCCACATGACTTTTTATCATCCTTGCCAAGACGACAAGATGATGTTTCGCTGCCTGAATTTCTGTAAGCGAGAACAGGTCAGGGCAGATGAAATGGCCAAGTTTGGCCGCGACTCTAACATCTGCCATTATAACTTGGTGGATACTCGTGTTTCTCGGATTCAGTTTTCACTGCAGTTCTACAGAAAGCCTAACAGCTCAGAATTGTGTTTTGAGATAAAGAACAtgagcaagaaaacaaagctgttcgTGGACCACACAGAACTGGGTTACTTAAACAAAATCGACCTGCCATGGAAGTGCATCGTTTGTTTTGGGGACTACCAGATTTTAATGGAGATTCAAGAAGGGGAGTCCTTGGATTATTTTGAGACTCACTTACACTTGGCAAAAGCACcaattttacaagaaaaatgcattcCATTGCTACAACCCATACCCGAGAACAGCTTTATCCCATCATTGTTTCCTTCCCAAGGC
It includes:
- the TIFA gene encoding TRAF-interacting protein with FHA domain-containing protein A isoform X1, coding for MLRIAQHCAFQKAAEPWCTSTRAQPACCSPGVLIFRCPHKTPDEAVQSRAWLFSRREPPAATATPGTGAPHHIPALGSPAPASCSLTALCHHFSPTGPTAEALRIHFIMTSYEEAETEETAACLHMTFYHPCQDDKMMFRCLNFCKREQVRADEMAKFGRDSNICHYNLVDTRVSRIQFSLQFYRKPNSSELCFEIKNMSKKTKLFVDHTELGYLNKIDLPWKCIVCFGDYQILMEIQEGESLDYFETHLHLAKAPILQEKCIPLLQPIPENSFIPSLFPSQGKSPIEIDENESC
- the TIFA gene encoding TRAF-interacting protein with FHA domain-containing protein A isoform X2 translates to MTSYEEAETEETAACLHMTFYHPCQDDKMMFRCLNFCKREQVRADEMAKFGRDSNICHYNLVDTRVSRIQFSLQFYRKPNSSELCFEIKNMSKKTKLFVDHTELGYLNKIDLPWKCIVCFGDYQILMEIQEGESLDYFETHLHLAKAPILQEKCIPLLQPIPENSFIPSLFPSQGKSPIEIDENESC